From the Helicobacter mustelae genome, the window AGAAAACCTTTCTCGCATCAAAGGAGCAAAGGCACTATCTGCGCTAAAGGGGCCGAAAAATATCTCACGATTTAAGATCTTATTGGCAGAGAGAATTGATTGTGCAATCATGCTATCTTCTTTGCCTATGAGTCCATTATCTCCACAATGAGGATTGAGACCCAATACTGCAATAGGAGAGAAATGCGTGCAGGCAAAAAAATCAAGCAAAAATGTTGAGAGTTTTTGTGTGGTAAGATGATTGCTTACATCACGCAAGGGGATATGATCGCTAAAAAGTGCGACAAACATTTTTTCACATCCAAGCATCATGATCCCCTCACTTTTATAACGCTCTCTCAAATATTCCGTATGCCCGATGAAGGGGATGCCTGCTTTTTTCCATGCGTATTTGTGGATAGGCAGTGTAGTGAGGAAATCCACTTCTTTGTGATCTGCAAGACTGCAAGCAAGCCCAAAGCTTTCAAAACTATAAAGTCCACTATCACTAGCAATTGATCCAGGATTTATCTCTGGTAAGGGGGCAGTGGGTGCAGAAAAAGAAGTGTTTTTGGGCAATGGAAGGGCATGGAGAATCTCTGCCATGGAATCTAAAAGCTCTCTTTTGGCACAATAAATTGGCATGCAATATTGTGAGATTTTTTGATGCGCAGATAACAAAATCTCTCCCCCGATTCCATTGCTATCTCCGATGCTAATAGCAACTTTGGGTTTTTTTCTCATAAGGGATTTTTCTTGGTGTTATTTAGCAAAGTCGTTTGATTTTTCGTTGTTGTAATGATTTGGATCATATCCAGTATGGCGCGCTCTAGCCCTACAAATACCGATTTTGCGATGATGCTCTGCCCGATATTGAGTTCTGTGATATGAGGAAGCTTGGCGATGGCCTCTACATTATGATAGTTTAGCCCATGCCCTGCATAGACTTCTAGTCCTATTTTGTGCGCAAGGACGCTAGCAAAATGCAAGGATTTTAGATTCTGCTTTATAAGAGAATTGAGATCTTTGGAAGAGAGATTTTGCAAAGAAACAATACTATTTTGCATGCGGCTAAGATTGCTATAGCGCATCAAGGTAGCATTGGCATATGCACCTGTGTGAAGTTCGACTCCATCAGCACCATATTCTTTGGATAATAGGATGGCTTCCTCATCAGGATCGACAAAAGTCGCCACCAAGATTCCGTGTTGGTGGAAGGTTTTTATGACATCTTTGATCAAAGGATTTTTGAGAGACAATCCCCCCTCTGTAGTGACTTCTTCTCGTTTTTCTGGTACCAAGGTGATTTTGTAAGGCTTTTGTGCGCAGAGAAATTCGATGATATTTTCGTCTAATGCACATTCTACATTGATGGGTAAAAAGGAGGATTGCAAAATCCTTTTGACATCAAGGTCATGGATATGGCGCCTATCCTCTCTCAAGTGGATGGTGATTTGAAAAACTCCGCAATTCTTTGCGATGAAAATCGCTTCTAGGGGATTTGGATCGTTTATCTTTCTGGCTTCTCTAAGCGTAGCAATATGATCGATATTCAATCCTAGATGCATCACAATCCCTTAAAACAAAAAATAATAATTCAAACCACCGCTATTGGGAAAAAATTCATTTCTTTCTCTGATGTGAATCTCGCCATATCTTGAGTTTTTGATATCGATGATACTATAAACAGGCGCGATTACAAATAGATCCACTCGGTGCTGAGAATTGATTTTGAAAGTAATTCCAAGTCTTGTAAGAAACTGCTTGAGGGAGGTTTTTTCACTAAAGGAGTGAATGGTCTCTAGAGAATTGAGATCCTTTTCTTTGAAGGTAGAATTGCCATATCCTATGCCAGCTCCACCCCCTACAAAAAATCCCACTTCCAAATTTTGTGCAGGAATAGGAAAATTGATGAGCAAATCCAACCATGCCCGCGCACTGAGGATATAGGATGAATCTAGAGAAAGACTGTTTCTTGGTTTCCTATCAACGATATTGTCTTTGGAAGAAAACAAAGCTCCATAGCCCAATGTAATCATAGGTCGGAATCCAATGATATCAAAAAATAAATATTCATATCCTATGTTAATGTTGGCTTTGAGGCCATTGATTTCTTGTCTTGTTGTGGCAAATACATCCCAGTCCTGTGCCTTTTGACCACTGGAGTCGTATTTGGTTTTTTCATAAATGTAGTCTGTTCCAGCACCAAATAAAAAACTTCCCTTAGCATAAGTGCTAGAGAGTAAAATAAAGAAGATAGCAAGAAATTTTTTCAATTTTTACTCCTTAAAAAATAATTTTGTAAGAGATAAGCCAAGTAGGGGTAGTGATGAGGAGTTTTTCTTTTGCATAAACTTCCCCATTGGACTTATTTAATGTGCGATGGATCTTTGCAAACCCTTGATTTTCAATCGCAGGAATCCTGACAATAAACTCGATACGTTGGGTTTTCAAAAATCTTATAGATGCTCCCAGTCTTCCATAAATTTCATTATGGAAAAATCTTCCATCAAATCCGCTCAAATAAATTTGAGCGCCACTATAATCTGAGGCCTTGCTCCCTAAAAAGCTCCCTTTGGTGCTGAGATCTGAAATGACGAAATCATATCCCATACCCAAAAATACTCCTAGAGAGAAATAGGAAAAAGGAATAATATTTAGCATCATGTCTGCCCCGCCACCTACATAATAATTTTCCAATGATTTGATTTTCACATTAGGAAGACCACCAGCAAGCTCATAGCCTTGATTTGTGCCAAATTTGCCATAGCCTCCTTCGATAAAAACCCTTGATCGAAAGATTTTTCTCAAAATCTCTGTGTTTCCTATGCCCATTTCTACACCAAAACTACCCAAAAAGAGATGTCCATAAAGAGGATCATCAAAATTGTAGATATTTTGCCCTCCTTTAAACTTTGCAGAATTTTTAATATGTGCCATCCGTCCATAATCTGCACCGATGAAAAACTCGATATCCTCTTTAGCAAAGAGTTTGGTGCTGATGAGTAAAAAACCAAAAAGAATAGGGAAAAAAATTTTTCGCATCATTTTTACCTTAAGTATTAAGTATTTTTATTTTAGCAAATCTCTAAAAAAATCAAAAACATTTTTCAAAATCACCCCTTTAGAAAATTTTTGGTTTACCAATTGAATGCTATAGAAAAGAAAAAATTCTGTTTGGGAACACTTGATTTGGAACTAAACATCGCAAAATACCACCATGCTTGAAGATTGAGGTATTTTTGTATCCACTGGATCCCAAGTCCACCACCAGATAAGGCAATATCGTCTTTGGACATCAAGTCTTTTACATATCCTACATCAAATCCTATACTAGGGACAAGTTGAAACTTTTTGAGAAAGGGAATATATAAATTGAGGTCATTTCTACACAAAACCCCCATCTGCCCACTATAATTTAGCCTATCAAATCCTCTCACTGTGTATCTTCCTCCGATGATAAATGCATCATTTGCATAAAGTTTATTACTTCCTACTTGTGTTTTTATCGCACCTGTATAGATGAGAGAACGACCGAAAAACTTAAAGGGACGATAAAGATAGAGATTGACTACCGGGATGAAATAATCATAAGCATGGAGAAATTCATTTGCCAAGGAATGTCCATACAATCCACTGAAGTCTACATTGAATTGCAATGTCGGAAGAGACAAGGCATAGCGTAAGAAAAATGAATAGAGCAATACTTTTCTATTTTGTGTTACCAATAAGACATTTTCTAAGAAATTTTTAGAGATTCTTGCGCCAAAATTGAGTCCAAAAGAAAGACTATGCTCTTGTGTTCTCAAAAATACATAGCTCATTCTTGTATCTGTGTTGATGCTATATCCTGTATACACGGGAGAAAAATTTGCAAGCTTGATTTGAAAGCTATTAAAAGAATAGGCTAAATTTTGTTCGAAAAAGAATTGTTGAAAGGGAACACCATAGCTAAGAGAATGATAGATACTATAGTTTTTATGGATTCTTTCGTCATGGAAAAAAGATGCCAAAAGATAGGATTGCAATTTATCTGACAATTTTAGAGGATTTTCCCAGGCAAGCAATAAGGTATGCTGATAAAGAAATTTTAAATTCCCATTATCAAATATATAAACTCCAGAAAAAGGAAAAGATTTCTTTTCTACATGGATCACAATATCGCTCGCGTTCTTTTGATCTGAGGGGAGGATCTTCATCGTGGCATCGATATGCGTCATTTTTTTGAGATTGGCCATCCCTGCTTGCAGTTTTTGCAAGTCTAAGACATCCCCTTCTTTGATATCAAAATCCTTTTTGAAAGAAAAGAAAAGATTATTGTGATTGTAGGTGATCTGATGGATCCTCCCGATATCGAGTTTGATCTCAAGCCTTTGACTTTTGAGATCTTGAGGCAAGATGCCAAACTTTGAAGTCAAAAATCCTTTCTTTATCGTCTTCTCATTGAGTTCTTGCAAAAGTTTATTGATGGATTTTTCGTTGAGACATTGATTTGTATAGGCTTTGGCGATCTTTTCTCCAAAGCCAAAATATTTTTTGAAGGCTTTTTGATTTTCTAGAGTGTTTTCTAGTGGAGATAAGGTAATCTCTTTGACTAGAAAGCACAAGTCTTTTGCTTGCGCTTCTCCCAAAAAGAAAATGATAAAAAAATAAAACCTTATTCTCATAACTTTTGATTACTAGAAGAGAAATTTATAAAAGAATTTCGCCTGCGCAAAGTTTATTGCCCCCCTAAGAGTAACAAACTTAAAAGAATTTTTTTCATTTTCACTCCTTAATATGATAGAATGCTGAGCTTTCAAGGAAGCCCACCAATCTGTCATATCGACAGATTTTTGTGCGTTTTTTAGTTGATGCTGATATGAGATTTTGTGATACCATGTCCAAAATCCTTTTGCAATTTTTTACCAGACTTCTTATCCAAACTCACTTTATAATCAATCAGGGATTCTTTAGAGACTTTCTCGCCATCAAAGCTACCCTTTTTTGCTTCTATCTTCGCACCAACAAGTTTTGTTTGATTGCCCACTTTGATATTTGCATTGGAAGCTTCTATGCTAGATTGTTGCTTGACCTGGGATGCTATGCTACCTTTTATGCCAAAGTCTTTTTTCTTGGTAGCCATATCCAAAGATCCACTTACCCCAAAGCTTGCTTCTGTATCCTTTTTGCTCACCATATTGAGATTTTTGCCAATCTTTGCATCTAGATTCTCGCTTTTTATCTGACTGCTCTCTACATTCATGTCATTTTTTACAGCGAGTTTGAGATTTTGAGCTTCTATGCTAGATGCACTTTGTGTGGTTTGTGTGTGGAGATCTAGGCTTGCATTACCTCTAAATTTTAGATTGGTATTTCCTGCTCCTAGGCCTATGTTATGACTCTTTTGTGTTTCTTCAGAAGAGAGGACATTGAGATTTTGGGTCTGGATGCTACCATTGTCTCCAGAGAGATGGGAGCCTTTGATCTGTGTATCTCCCCTCACTTCGATCTGAAAATCCCCTAAAGAGACATGAGAGGCAGTTTGTCCTGTGCTATTTTGTGCTTTATTGTTATAATCCCATGCAGTTTTTACTCCGGATTTGTTACCAAGCCCTGCTTGAGCGCCAAGCGAGGATTCTGTATCTTTGGAATAGGTTTGTATGGAGCCAATCCAGAGACTTTTTGAGGTAATCTGTGCTTTTTTGGTAGTGAGATTAGAGCCTAGGATCTTTGTATCTTCAGATTGGAGATTGAGATTTTTGATAGAGACATCAGAGCTCAATGCAGAATTATTAGATTGAGTGGTGACTTTTTGTGTATAGCCACCATTAGCTCCTAGATCAAGGCTACCATCAAATCCTGCAGAAAGAGAAGCATTTGCATCTTTGGAATGCGTTGTCTTTGCAAAGGAGTTTTCTGTAGAAGTGATGATAAAGCTTTTGGCAGTGATATTAGCATCTTCTTCTATATTCAAACGTGAGCCTAGGATCTGTGTTTTCTCACTAGTTTTGAGATTGAGATTTTTTGCTGAAAGGCTGCTTGCTACTTGCGTGACTTTGTTCTCTTTGCTAGAAGAATCTCCATAGCCTCCAGAAAGAGCGACATTAAAGCCTCCATTATAGGTAAAATCTAGCGCAGCATTGTGCTTTTTGTCTGTTTTCTCATTGGTTTCTGTATTGCTTACAGAGGATAGGGCAAAGTTTTTGGCAGTGATATTGGCATCTTCTTTTATATCGAGGTTGGCTCCTTGGATCTTTACATCATTTTTTGTATCCAGGTTGAGCGTGCCTATCTTGAAGTGATTTGCAACATGGGAAGTTTCTGTATTTTTTTCTTTGCTGCCATCGTGTGCGTAATCTGCATGTGCTTTGATGCCAGTTTGTTTGCCTAGAGAAAGCTTCAAAGAAGCATTGATGGTGTCATTATATTTTGTCGTGGTGGTTGTTTTGACATTTTCCAAGGTGTTTATCGCGAGATTTTTGTTTTTGGCAGCAAAAACATCCGTGGTGATATCTGCGTTTGTGATCACCGTATCATTTTTGGAATCCATTTGCAGATTTTTGGATTGTATTGCAAGATTGCTTGTGCTAGTTGCATAGCTTTGTGTTTTGGTGAAGTCATCAGAATATTGATACGAAAAACCTGCTTTTATATCTTCTTTTTCAGGTACTTTGATGCTTTCTTTGATGCCTAGTTTGCTACCTAGAGAATTCGCATATTTTATGACGAGCCTCTCAAGAGGCCGTCTATTGATAGTCACTCCAAAGGTGTGAGAAGTGACATGTTTGGTTTCTAGACTTGTATGCTCATCTTGCAAAGCCTTTAATGCAATACTTTCACCTTGGAGGGCTAGATCATCACTTTGAATATTGGTGGATTGTATTGCTGTATTGCCTTGAGCGACAAAGGAAGCGTGATTAGCCTTTAGTGTGGTATTGTGATGATTTTTGTCATTGGTATCTTGATGGATCTTTGTGTTGGATGTGCGAAGCCCTGCAGAAATTTTATCTTTACTGATAGAGCCATAGAGACTTCGTTTTTTTATCTCTGTATCTACAACGACATTTTTTGTATCTGCATGATTGCTAATAAGGATATTTTTGTCTGATTGGATGGCAAGGTTTTGAGAATCTGTCTGCAGATTATAAGCAGTAAAATCATTTTTGCTATGAATCGCTAGATTTGATCCTTGGATTTCATTTGCGATATGTTGAGAAGTGGAGGCCGTGGTAGTAGTAATGGTAGTTTTACCATCAAGGAACCAGCCGCTAGTCTTTTTCTCCCTAGTTTTAGAAAAGCTCTCCTTTGTGCTCGTATCAAAGAGAATGTTTTCTCCTTGTAGCGCGATATTCTCTCCTTTCATTTTTACTGAAGTATATTCTTGCTTATTAGCATCAATGAGGAGGTGATTACCACTTTGGATGCTAGTAACTTGCTGATTTGTATGATTTCTTGTATTTACCGCATCTGCATAATCATCCTTCAATGCTAAGGTTTTGACATTTAGAGTATCAGACTGGATGAGAAGATCTCCTTTTGCATCTACATTAGCACCGATGAGAGCAATATTTTTTGATTCTAACTTAATATTTTTGGCAGTTTGAGCTATAGATTTATCTATCTGTGTAGAGTACTTGTTTATGTTATCTTGAGTAGATTGTATGCTATCTGCATGATTGCTAATAAGGATATTTTTGTCTGATTGGATGGCAAGATTTTGGGAATCTGTCTGCAGATTATAGGCAGTAAAATCACTTTTGCTATGAATCGCTAGATTTGTGCCTTGGATTTCATTTGCGATATGTTGAGTAGTTGTTTCAAGAACAAGTGGTCTTAGAAAAAATGATTTTATATCAAATTTTTTGCCTTTAGAAAAACTCTCCTTTGTACTCGCATCAAATAGCGTGCTCGTATCAAAGCGAATATTTTCTCCTTGTAGTGCGATATTCTCTCCTTTCATTTTCACTGAGGCATATTCTTGTTTTTTAGCATCAATGAGGAGGTGATTACCACTTTGGATACTAGTAACTTGCTGATTTGTATGATTTCTTATATTTGTTCCATCACTATAATCATCCTTCAATGCTAAGGTTTTGACATTTAGAGTATCAGACTGGATGAGAAGATCTCCTTTTGCATCTACATTAGCACCGATGAGAGCAATATTTTTTGATTCTAACTTAATACTTTTGGCAGTTTGAGCTATAGATTTATCTATCTGTGTAGAATACTTGTTTGTGTTGTTGCGAGGAGATTGTATGCTATCTGCATGATTGCTTATCAGAAGATTTGCATCAGATTTTAGAGATAAAGAATCTGTGATATCGGCATCAAAATTATAGGCAGTAAAATCACTTTTGCTATGAATCGCTAGGTTTATGCCTTGGATTTCATTTGCGATATGTTGAGTAGTGGGGGCTGTTGATAATTTTGGAGAAAGTATTCCCCTAGTCAATTTTTTGTTTTCAGACTTATTTACACTCGTATCAAAGAGAATATTTTCCCCCGTAAGTGCTATGGTATCACCCTTCATTTTCACTGAGGCATATTCTTGTTTTTTAGCATCAATAAGGAGGTGATTACCACTTTGGATGCTAGTAACTTGCTGATTTGTATGATTTCTTGTATTTACCGCATCTGCATAATTATCCTTCAATGCTAAGGTTTTGACATTTAGAGTATCAGACTGGATGAGAAGATCTCCTTTTGCATCAATATTGGCGCTTATGAGATTAGTTTGTTTGCTATTGATTACAATATCGCTACCACTTTGGATGCTAGTAACTTGCTGATTTGTATGATTTCTTGTATTTACCACATCTGCATAATTATCCTTCAATGCCAAAGTTTTGACGCTTAGTGCATCAGACTGGATGAGAAGATCTCCTTTTGCATCTACATTGGCACCGATGAGATGGGTCTCTTTGCTCTTGATGATGATATGATTGCCTTCCAAGATTCCCAAAGAAGCAAGATTTGTGTTTTCAGAAGTGCTGCTAAGCTCTTCATTTTTTTTCTTTATCACAACGGTTTTAGAATAAGATCTACCTGCAAGCTTCATAAAGACTTCAGAATAAGATTTACTTACAGGTACTGCAGCAATCAGAGGGGAAACATTGGTAGAAACAATGCGATCTTTTTTGTGACTTGTTATGCTGGAGGTATGTGTGAAGCCATCTGCATCAATGCTGATATTTTGCGCGAGGATTTTCCCTCCTTGATTGGTGATTGCTTCTCCTTTTAGCTTGAGAGTGTCTCTGGCGAGGAGGGTGCCATTTTCATTGAGCAATGCTTGAGAAGTGATGGTGATATCATTGCCTGTGATAGCACTAGAGTTATAGGTATTTTGGCTTGAGATGACAATGGAATGTGCTTGAAGTCCTAGCAAAAGGTTTTTTTGATAAGATCCTTGGAATATTGAGAAATCCATAATATCTCTTCTTGTAGAGGGAGCATCTTGCATGCGCCTTGCTACAAGGAGATCTAGGACATCTTTGTTTTGGACATAGGGGGTAGGAAGCGGGGTGCTACTTTTTGTATTTTGCAGAGTATCTTGCAAAAGGATAGAAGTATCTTGCAAGGTGATTTCTGGTAGCTCCACATCGGTAAATTCGACTTTATCTGCTCTAACAAAGGCAGAGGTTGTCCTCGTAGATGCGCAGTTGAAACCTATTTTTACCCCTGCAAAACATTTTCCATATCGATTATAAAGAGTTTTTGTGCCTTCATAGCTCGTGGTAGATTTGGCTTGTGGGGCTTTGTTGATAAACTCCTTGCTT encodes:
- a CDS encoding outer membrane beta-barrel protein, translating into MKKFLAIFFILLSSTYAKGSFLFGAGTDYIYEKTKYDSSGQKAQDWDVFATTRQEINGLKANINIGYEYLFFDIIGFRPMITLGYGALFSSKDNIVDRKPRNSLSLDSSYILSARAWLDLLINFPIPAQNLEVGFFVGGGAGIGYGNSTFKEKDLNSLETIHSFSEKTSLKQFLTRLGITFKINSQHRVDLFVIAPVYSIIDIKNSRYGEIHIRERNEFFPNSGGLNYYFLF
- a CDS encoding outer membrane beta-barrel protein, with translation MMRKIFFPILFGFLLISTKLFAKEDIEFFIGADYGRMAHIKNSAKFKGGQNIYNFDDPLYGHLFLGSFGVEMGIGNTEILRKIFRSRVFIEGGYGKFGTNQGYELAGGLPNVKIKSLENYYVGGGADMMLNIIPFSYFSLGVFLGMGYDFVISDLSTKGSFLGSKASDYSGAQIYLSGFDGRFFHNEIYGRLGASIRFLKTQRIEFIVRIPAIENQGFAKIHRTLNKSNGEVYAKEKLLITTPTWLISYKIIF
- a CDS encoding pyridoxine 5'-phosphate synthase codes for the protein MHLGLNIDHIATLREARKINDPNPLEAIFIAKNCGVFQITIHLREDRRHIHDLDVKRILQSSFLPINVECALDENIIEFLCAQKPYKITLVPEKREEVTTEGGLSLKNPLIKDVIKTFHQHGILVATFVDPDEEAILLSKEYGADGVELHTGAYANATLMRYSNLSRMQNSIVSLQNLSSKDLNSLIKQNLKSLHFASVLAHKIGLEVYAGHGLNYHNVEAIAKLPHITELNIGQSIIAKSVFVGLERAILDMIQIITTTKNQTTLLNNTKKNPL
- a CDS encoding hemagglutinin repeat-containing protein → MRKIKQSLALLNALCLLGSSAIANPITIDTDHTGPSPTLGKTDNGVDLINIAKPNQAGISSNFYKDFNVEKEGLILNNISQKEDLAKTVLAGYIAANPNLETAAKLILNQVSGNKLSNLLGFLEVAGKQADVILANPNGITCHGCGFINIENLTLATGKFSQDEFHRLNQLKAYEELKTLSLDITQGKIITSALNASNTKTLTFLAKNMEVNGIVEGGDKIRALLGSNHVNFSPSVLLYEPIKLEGEQQALGLDVTYLGGVFAKSIYLVATNEGIGVKNSGILASTASQNSGDGGFVIDANGTIEITKPQTALIKQIQATKDPQNEGEKAPAPSALPLIFSNQNLDISAKNLVNHSILYAKDNLNIKAENILNQGALEFIQNPATREKFYSRDPNINGYFGGSKTYYMTYDYTIKTIKESIQKDTYSPAMMLANNIHLQSQTTTNDNALIQANNDFQNASKEFINKAPQAKSTTSYEGTKTLYNRYGKCFAGVKIGFNCASTRTTSAFVRADKVEFTDVELPEITLQDTSILLQDTLQNTKSSTPLPTPYVQNKDVLDLLVARRMQDAPSTRRDIMDFSIFQGSYQKNLLLGLQAHSIVISSQNTYNSSAITGNDITITSQALLNENGTLLARDTLKLKGEAITNQGGKILAQNISIDADGFTHTSSITSHKKDRIVSTNVSPLIAAVPVSKSYSEVFMKLAGRSYSKTVVIKKKNEELSSTSENTNLASLGILEGNHIIIKSKETHLIGANVDAKGDLLIQSDALSVKTLALKDNYADVVNTRNHTNQQVTSIQSGSDIVINSKQTNLISANIDAKGDLLIQSDTLNVKTLALKDNYADAVNTRNHTNQQVTSIQSGNHLLIDAKKQEYASVKMKGDTIALTGENILFDTSVNKSENKKLTRGILSPKLSTAPTTQHIANEIQGINLAIHSKSDFTAYNFDADITDSLSLKSDANLLISNHADSIQSPRNNTNKYSTQIDKSIAQTAKSIKLESKNIALIGANVDAKGDLLIQSDTLNVKTLALKDDYSDGTNIRNHTNQQVTSIQSGNHLLIDAKKQEYASVKMKGENIALQGENIRFDTSTLFDASTKESFSKGKKFDIKSFFLRPLVLETTTQHIANEIQGTNLAIHSKSDFTAYNLQTDSQNLAIQSDKNILISNHADSIQSTQDNINKYSTQIDKSIAQTAKNIKLESKNIALIGANVDAKGDLLIQSDTLNVKTLALKDDYADAVNTRNHTNQQVTSIQSGNHLLIDANKQEYTSVKMKGENIALQGENILFDTSTKESFSKTREKKTSGWFLDGKTTITTTTASTSQHIANEIQGSNLAIHSKNDFTAYNLQTDSQNLAIQSDKNILISNHADTKNVVVDTEIKKRSLYGSISKDKISAGLRTSNTKIHQDTNDKNHHNTTLKANHASFVAQGNTAIQSTNIQSDDLALQGESIALKALQDEHTSLETKHVTSHTFGVTINRRPLERLVIKYANSLGSKLGIKESIKVPEKEDIKAGFSYQYSDDFTKTQSYATSTSNLAIQSKNLQMDSKNDTVITNADITTDVFAAKNKNLAINTLENVKTTTTTKYNDTINASLKLSLGKQTGIKAHADYAHDGSKEKNTETSHVANHFKIGTLNLDTKNDVKIQGANLDIKEDANITAKNFALSSVSNTETNEKTDKKHNAALDFTYNGGFNVALSGGYGDSSSKENKVTQVASSLSAKNLNLKTSEKTQILGSRLNIEEDANITAKSFIITSTENSFAKTTHSKDANASLSAGFDGSLDLGANGGYTQKVTTQSNNSALSSDVSIKNLNLQSEDTKILGSNLTTKKAQITSKSLWIGSIQTYSKDTESSLGAQAGLGNKSGVKTAWDYNNKAQNSTGQTASHVSLGDFQIEVRGDTQIKGSHLSGDNGSIQTQNLNVLSSEETQKSHNIGLGAGNTNLKFRGNASLDLHTQTTQSASSIEAQNLKLAVKNDMNVESSQIKSENLDAKIGKNLNMVSKKDTEASFGVSGSLDMATKKKDFGIKGSIASQVKQQSSIEASNANIKVGNQTKLVGAKIEAKKGSFDGEKVSKESLIDYKVSLDKKSGKKLQKDFGHGITKSHISIN
- a CDS encoding ShlB/FhaC/HecB family hemolysin secretion/activation protein codes for the protein MRIRFYFFIIFFLGEAQAKDLCFLVKEITLSPLENTLENQKAFKKYFGFGEKIAKAYTNQCLNEKSINKLLQELNEKTIKKGFLTSKFGILPQDLKSQRLEIKLDIGRIHQITYNHNNLFFSFKKDFDIKEGDVLDLQKLQAGMANLKKMTHIDATMKILPSDQKNASDIVIHVEKKSFPFSGVYIFDNGNLKFLYQHTLLLAWENPLKLSDKLQSYLLASFFHDERIHKNYSIYHSLSYGVPFQQFFFEQNLAYSFNSFQIKLANFSPVYTGYSINTDTRMSYVFLRTQEHSLSFGLNFGARISKNFLENVLLVTQNRKVLLYSFFLRYALSLPTLQFNVDFSGLYGHSLANEFLHAYDYFIPVVNLYLYRPFKFFGRSLIYTGAIKTQVGSNKLYANDAFIIGGRYTVRGFDRLNYSGQMGVLCRNDLNLYIPFLKKFQLVPSIGFDVGYVKDLMSKDDIALSGGGLGIQWIQKYLNLQAWWYFAMFSSKSSVPKQNFFFSIAFNW
- the pdxA gene encoding 4-hydroxythreonine-4-phosphate dehydrogenase, which codes for MRKKPKVAISIGDSNGIGGEILLSAHQKISQYCMPIYCAKRELLDSMAEILHALPLPKNTSFSAPTAPLPEINPGSIASDSGLYSFESFGLACSLADHKEVDFLTTLPIHKYAWKKAGIPFIGHTEYLRERYKSEGIMMLGCEKMFVALFSDHIPLRDVSNHLTTQKLSTFLLDFFACTHFSPIAVLGLNPHCGDNGLIGKEDSMIAQSILSANKILNREIFFGPFSADSAFAPLMRERFSTFVALYHDVGLAPLKALHFYESINVTLNIPILRTSVDHGVGFDIAYQNKADTRSYINAILLGNQLKHNKAE